One stretch of Rosistilla oblonga DNA includes these proteins:
- a CDS encoding FAD-dependent oxidoreductase: MSLPFPSTFAAEPEEKSYDVVIYGGSSAGIAAAVQVRRMGGSVIVIEPSRRIGGLTTGGLGQTDIGNKAAIGGIAREFYQRVRAYYDRPEAWKWQKPTSYRDSGQTRTSSAEATMWTFEPSAALAIMRDLVREYEIPVVFEQRLDRTPLADAGHRARGVTLENGRIVAIAMEGGQLYRGRMFIDATYEGDLLAAAGVSFTVGREANAVYDETLNGVQTRHAKYHQFVPGVDPFVVPGDKSSGLLPGIDADGPGEEGSGDARAQAFCFRMCLTDHPENRIPFAKPDGYDPLVFELLLRNFEAGEKGMPWINSSMPNRKTDTNNRTAFSTDFIGQNYDYAEASYDQRESIVARHRTYQQGLMWTLANHPRVPDHIRGEVARWGTCRDEFERADGWQQQLYIREARRMVGATVMTQHHCQGRQTVDDSIGLAAYTMDSHNTQRYVDANGHVRNEGDVEVGGFSPYEISYGALTPKAEQCENLLVPVCLSASHIAFGSIRMEPVFMVLGQSSATAAMQAIRTDRAVQAIDYDALRQKLLDDSQVLTWTGPVKKPAASIDPKTLKGIVVDDEAAARTGFDAISQVVGPFVGTGYRHDGDNDKGHQSIRFPVKIKTPGSYDVRIAYTANANRATNVPITIRAGGKTQSATCNQKKAPPHGSFASVGEFEFPAGDATIEIGNKGTDGHVIVDAIQLLPQ; this comes from the coding sequence ATGAGTCTTCCGTTTCCATCGACCTTCGCCGCGGAGCCGGAGGAGAAATCGTACGACGTTGTGATCTATGGCGGTTCGTCGGCGGGGATCGCTGCGGCGGTGCAGGTGCGGCGGATGGGAGGATCGGTCATCGTGATCGAACCGAGTCGCAGGATCGGCGGTTTGACGACCGGCGGACTGGGGCAGACCGACATCGGCAACAAAGCCGCGATCGGCGGCATCGCGCGGGAGTTCTATCAACGAGTGCGCGCCTATTACGATCGACCCGAGGCTTGGAAATGGCAAAAACCGACCTCCTATCGAGACAGCGGACAAACGCGTACGAGTTCCGCTGAAGCAACCATGTGGACCTTCGAGCCCTCGGCGGCGCTGGCGATCATGCGCGATCTGGTTCGCGAGTACGAGATCCCCGTCGTCTTTGAACAGCGACTGGATCGGACCCCGTTGGCAGATGCCGGTCATCGTGCCCGCGGCGTGACGCTTGAGAACGGACGGATCGTGGCAATCGCGATGGAAGGGGGCCAGCTTTATCGAGGCCGGATGTTCATCGATGCGACTTATGAAGGAGACCTGTTGGCCGCCGCTGGCGTCTCGTTCACCGTCGGCCGTGAAGCGAATGCGGTCTATGACGAAACGCTCAACGGCGTCCAGACACGGCATGCGAAGTACCATCAATTTGTGCCGGGAGTCGATCCGTTTGTGGTCCCAGGGGACAAGTCCAGCGGCTTGTTGCCAGGCATCGATGCCGACGGCCCCGGCGAAGAGGGGAGCGGCGACGCCCGCGCACAAGCTTTCTGTTTTCGGATGTGCCTGACAGATCACCCGGAAAATCGTATTCCGTTTGCGAAACCCGACGGCTATGACCCGCTCGTCTTCGAATTGCTGCTACGCAATTTCGAAGCGGGCGAGAAGGGGATGCCTTGGATCAATTCCAGCATGCCCAATCGTAAAACCGATACCAACAACCGAACCGCCTTCTCGACCGATTTTATCGGCCAGAACTACGACTACGCCGAGGCGAGCTATGACCAGCGGGAATCGATTGTCGCACGCCACCGCACCTATCAACAAGGATTGATGTGGACGCTAGCCAATCACCCCCGCGTGCCCGATCACATTCGCGGCGAAGTTGCGCGATGGGGCACGTGCCGGGATGAGTTTGAGCGCGCCGATGGTTGGCAACAGCAGCTGTATATTCGCGAAGCCCGGCGGATGGTGGGCGCTACCGTGATGACGCAACATCACTGCCAAGGACGCCAGACGGTCGACGACTCCATCGGATTGGCCGCCTACACGATGGATTCCCACAACACCCAACGGTATGTCGATGCCAACGGACACGTCCGCAACGAAGGCGATGTCGAAGTCGGAGGCTTCTCGCCTTATGAGATCTCGTATGGCGCGTTGACTCCGAAAGCGGAGCAATGCGAAAACCTGCTCGTTCCGGTTTGCTTGAGCGCATCGCACATCGCCTTTGGCTCCATCCGCATGGAACCTGTCTTTATGGTTCTGGGCCAGTCGTCGGCCACGGCTGCGATGCAAGCGATTAGGACCGATCGCGCCGTGCAAGCGATCGACTACGACGCGCTGCGGCAGAAACTACTGGACGACAGCCAAGTGCTGACGTGGACGGGACCAGTAAAGAAGCCGGCGGCATCGATTGATCCCAAGACGTTAAAGGGAATCGTCGTCGACGATGAAGCGGCTGCTCGCACCGGCTTTGACGCAATCAGCCAAGTTGTTGGTCCGTTTGTTGGAACCGGCTATCGTCATGACGGCGACAACGACAAGGGACATCAGAGCATTCGCTTTCCGGTGAAGATCAAAACACCAGGCAGCTATGACGTGCGAATCGCATATACCGCAAACGCCAATCGAGCGACCAATGTCCCGATCACGATTCGTGCGGGTGGGAAAACCCAGTCAGCCACCTGCAACCAAAAGAAAGCTCCCCCGCACGGATCCTTCGCTTCCGTCGGCGAGTTTGAATTTCCCGCGGGCGACGCCACCATCGAGATCGGCAACAAGGGAACCGACGGCCATGTGATCGTCGACGCGATCCAGTTGTTGCCACAATAA
- a CDS encoding HugZ family protein, whose product MAQPRKHAYTTAPQDPNPAAETTFAERARTMLSLSQVGVISTHSVHCKGFPFGSTMPYALDAIGRPLFLISAMAMHTKNLREDPRASLFVTDPSADRDPLGAGRLTLVGNTEPVPDEELDETRALYLSRHENASYYVDFADFSFWRLNPTELYFVGGFGVMGWIQADDFQRAVADPLAESAAGILQHMNDDHAAAMLDIAFAEKEIVASEAKMTAVDRLGFHLRLKTPERVQSVRIGFPQEVRSSDECRQAIVAMVKQARSDKESKNEN is encoded by the coding sequence ATGGCTCAACCGCGAAAACACGCTTACACAACAGCTCCCCAAGATCCCAATCCTGCGGCGGAGACGACGTTTGCCGAGCGCGCTCGAACGATGCTGTCGCTGAGTCAGGTGGGTGTCATCTCCACCCACTCGGTCCACTGCAAAGGGTTTCCGTTTGGGTCGACGATGCCGTACGCATTGGATGCGATCGGCCGGCCGCTGTTTCTGATCAGCGCGATGGCGATGCACACGAAGAACCTCCGAGAGGATCCCCGCGCTTCGTTATTTGTCACCGATCCTTCAGCCGATCGCGATCCGCTGGGTGCAGGGCGTTTGACGCTGGTCGGCAACACCGAACCGGTGCCCGATGAAGAGCTGGATGAAACCCGCGCTCTGTATCTCAGCCGCCATGAGAACGCGAGTTACTACGTCGACTTTGCCGATTTCTCATTCTGGCGTCTCAATCCTACGGAGCTCTATTTTGTTGGAGGATTTGGAGTGATGGGCTGGATCCAGGCGGATGATTTCCAGCGTGCGGTTGCAGATCCATTGGCTGAATCTGCGGCGGGTATCCTGCAACACATGAACGACGATCATGCCGCTGCGATGCTCGATATCGCTTTTGCGGAAAAAGAGATCGTCGCCTCCGAAGCAAAGATGACCGCCGTCGACCGCCTCGGTTTTCATTTGCGGCTCAAAACACCCGAGCGTGTCCAATCGGTTCGGATTGGATTCCCGCAGGAAGTCCGGAGTTCCGATGAATGCCGTCAAGCGATTGTTGCGATGGTGAAGCAGGCGCGCAGCGACAAAGAATCCAAAAACGAGAATTGA
- a CDS encoding Gfo/Idh/MocA family protein, translating into MTIRWGLVGVGDIANKRVAAAIQSDPNSELVAVCRRSEPQLDQFADQFGVPHRFTNADDLIASPNLDAVYIATPVDCHCPQTIAAARAGKHVLVEKPMALNPAECDQMISACDQAGVSLGVAYYRRFYPVVLRIQQLIEAKQLGRILSIGCVTGNPNRFPADDWRVIRSRGGGGPLMDIGSHRLDVFLQLLGDVATVKASVIDSPDYEAEQAATLLVQFNSGAHGILQCYFGTVETPDRLEIIGTEGRITVEDLNHGDLMLSTSEGQQLESHPPADNLHAPLISDFTAAVLEHRSPTISGPVGKRTNDLIRLAYEDAQ; encoded by the coding sequence TTGACGATTCGATGGGGACTGGTGGGTGTCGGTGACATTGCCAATAAACGTGTTGCCGCGGCGATTCAGAGCGATCCAAATTCGGAACTAGTCGCGGTTTGCCGTCGCAGTGAACCGCAATTAGATCAGTTTGCGGATCAATTTGGTGTGCCGCACCGATTTACCAATGCAGATGATTTGATCGCTTCACCCAATTTGGATGCCGTCTACATCGCAACTCCAGTCGACTGCCATTGCCCGCAAACGATCGCGGCTGCCCGAGCTGGCAAGCACGTTCTCGTCGAAAAGCCAATGGCTCTCAATCCCGCCGAGTGCGATCAAATGATCTCCGCGTGCGACCAGGCAGGCGTCTCTCTTGGTGTCGCTTATTACCGACGATTCTATCCCGTCGTGCTGCGAATCCAGCAACTGATCGAAGCGAAGCAATTGGGCCGAATCCTTTCCATCGGGTGTGTGACCGGGAATCCCAACCGATTCCCGGCGGATGATTGGCGAGTGATCCGGTCGCGCGGAGGCGGAGGGCCGTTGATGGATATCGGAAGTCATCGATTGGATGTCTTCCTGCAACTGCTGGGAGATGTCGCAACAGTCAAAGCGAGCGTGATCGATTCACCCGACTACGAAGCTGAACAGGCGGCAACGCTGCTGGTGCAATTCAACTCGGGCGCCCATGGAATCCTGCAGTGCTACTTCGGCACCGTGGAGACGCCAGATCGATTGGAGATCATCGGAACCGAAGGACGGATCACCGTCGAAGACCTGAACCATGGCGACCTAATGCTCTCCACGTCCGAAGGGCAACAGTTGGAATCGCATCCGCCAGCAGACAACCTGCACGCTCCGCTGATCTCAGATTTTACCGCAGCGGTGCTGGAGCATCGCTCGCCCACAATCAGCGGCCCCGTCGGGAAACGAACCAACGATCTCATCCGTCTGGCATACGAGGACGCCCAGTAG
- a CDS encoding HsdM family class I SAM-dependent methyltransferase produces the protein MSEADGQKPLKDLDKKLWTAADRLRANLDAAVYKHAVLGLIFLKYVSDAFELRQRALEDQLRDAGHAYYIDPASYSDDEYRETIQQELEVRDYYLEENVFWVPAVARWKTIQENAALPAGTEIEIAGGKKATYKITSIGKLIDDALTAVEQDNPKLKGVLNKNYTQLQLPAESLTGLIDLIAEIPFQHESLDAKDILGHVYEYFLGQFALDEGKKGGQYDTPNSIDNLIVEMLEPFKGRVYDPAMGYMVDRVLRAFTDKDAKKIVSTFHTWKRGPILSPSLGEGRGVGTTTRGGNAEQVGYRDIPGFCKSATLDEIAEHGYVLTPAVATWEPKRWKAMASPSPNRWRAPPASKPLNFTVPSPRSLGQQYVTSQ, from the coding sequence ATGTCAGAGGCGGACGGCCAGAAGCCCCTCAAGGATCTCGATAAGAAACTTTGGACTGCGGCGGACAGATTGCGTGCCAACTTGGACGCCGCCGTTTACAAGCACGCTGTTCTCGGTCTGATCTTCCTGAAATACGTTTCCGACGCGTTTGAACTTCGTCAGCGGGCACTTGAAGATCAGTTGCGTGACGCGGGGCACGCCTACTACATCGATCCGGCAAGCTATTCGGACGACGAGTACCGGGAGACGATTCAACAGGAACTGGAGGTGCGGGACTACTATCTGGAGGAGAACGTATTCTGGGTTCCAGCGGTCGCTCGCTGGAAGACGATTCAGGAGAATGCCGCTCTGCCGGCCGGAACTGAGATTGAAATCGCGGGCGGCAAGAAAGCGACCTACAAGATCACGTCGATCGGCAAGCTGATCGACGATGCGCTGACCGCCGTTGAGCAGGACAACCCAAAACTGAAGGGCGTACTCAACAAGAACTACACCCAGCTCCAGCTTCCCGCCGAAAGCCTCACCGGCTTGATCGACCTGATCGCAGAGATCCCCTTCCAGCACGAATCGCTTGACGCCAAAGACATCCTTGGCCACGTCTACGAATATTTTCTGGGGCAATTCGCACTCGACGAAGGCAAGAAGGGCGGTCAGTACGACACGCCCAACTCCATCGACAACCTAATCGTCGAAATGCTCGAACCGTTCAAAGGGCGAGTCTACGACCCCGCGATGGGCTACATGGTGGACCGAGTCCTCCGGGCCTTCACCGACAAAGACGCCAAAAAGATCGTCAGCACCTTTCATACGTGGAAGCGAGGCCCCATCCTTTCACCCTCCCTCGGGGAGGGTCGAGGAGTAGGAACGACGACGAGGGGAGGGAATGCTGAACAAGTCGGCTACCGCGACATCCCCGGCTTCTGCAAGAGCGCGACGTTGGACGAGATCGCCGAACATGGCTACGTGCTCACGCCCGCGGTCGCTACGTGGGAGCCGAAGAGGTGGAAGGCGATGGCGTCCCCGTCGCCGAACAGATGGAGGGCCCCACCCGCGAGTAAGCCACTCAATTTCACCGTGCCGTCGCCGCGTAGCTTGGGTCAGCAATATGTCACTTCTCAATGA
- a CDS encoding SGNH/GDSL hydrolase family protein, which translates to MKYLCSLVLFTFAVVVGPVADAADSDVVKPTVGSLPVGRVLYLGNSITLHRPAPKIGWTGNWGMAASAAEKDYVHLLTADIAKASGSQPEIKVRNLASFEREYETFELAKGLKDVLDFQADLVIVAIGENVTTPATDAAKAAFAAAFGQLLATLQQAGDPVIFVRSSFWPSPVKDGIMRQVSSDAGATFVDISALGNDKSYQASAEQDFQHAGVAAHPGDKGMQAIADAIFASIAAKAGLAGK; encoded by the coding sequence ATGAAATATCTTTGCTCGCTCGTCTTATTTACTTTCGCTGTTGTCGTTGGCCCTGTCGCGGACGCAGCGGATTCGGATGTTGTGAAGCCAACGGTTGGTTCGTTGCCGGTGGGCAGGGTGTTGTACCTTGGGAACAGCATCACCCTGCACCGACCCGCTCCCAAGATCGGCTGGACCGGGAACTGGGGAATGGCTGCCAGTGCTGCAGAGAAAGACTACGTTCATTTATTGACCGCAGACATTGCCAAGGCGAGTGGTTCGCAGCCGGAGATCAAGGTTCGCAACCTCGCTTCGTTTGAACGCGAGTACGAAACGTTCGAGCTCGCAAAAGGACTCAAGGACGTGCTGGACTTTCAGGCTGACTTGGTGATCGTGGCGATCGGAGAAAATGTGACCACGCCAGCTACCGATGCCGCCAAAGCGGCGTTTGCCGCGGCGTTCGGGCAGTTGCTCGCAACCCTTCAGCAGGCTGGCGATCCGGTGATCTTCGTGCGCAGTTCGTTCTGGCCGAGTCCGGTCAAGGATGGCATCATGCGCCAGGTCAGCTCAGATGCCGGGGCGACGTTCGTCGACATTTCTGCACTGGGTAATGACAAGTCGTATCAAGCGAGTGCGGAGCAGGATTTCCAGCACGCCGGCGTTGCAGCCCATCCGGGCGACAAAGGGATGCAAGCCATCGCCGATGCGATCTTTGCATCCATCGCAGCGAAGGCTGGCCTGGCGGGGAAGTGA
- a CDS encoding MYG1 family protein, giving the protein MAIQLIVTHPGGAHKDDFLACSLLAHLHGVPIQRREPTEEDLADSTICVVDVGEVHDPEQNNFDHHQFPRDAPPLCALSLVLQNMGLYDDALSFCAWLRPAEWLDTLGPNEAAKLMGIPRAALGALNSPLDITLLNRFASQTELRPESPVYQVMCMVGEDIVNYLRSLRQRLDYLKEHAQYWTIESDGESIQALFLEKSDTLASDPSFGIYAFIESEGKENEIQATVTPDRRGDGYGLSRYNDSQRLDFSQIETHEEVRFAHKRGFVAKVTTNDPTRLKELLKDAIVKSEAM; this is encoded by the coding sequence ATGGCGATACAGTTGATCGTGACCCATCCGGGCGGAGCCCACAAAGACGACTTCCTTGCTTGCAGCCTGCTGGCGCATCTGCACGGTGTCCCGATCCAACGCCGCGAGCCGACGGAAGAGGATTTGGCCGACAGCACGATCTGCGTCGTCGATGTCGGCGAGGTGCACGATCCGGAACAAAACAACTTCGACCACCACCAGTTCCCGCGCGATGCGCCGCCGCTGTGCGCCCTCTCGCTGGTGCTGCAGAACATGGGACTCTACGACGACGCCCTCTCGTTCTGCGCCTGGCTGCGCCCTGCGGAATGGCTCGATACGCTGGGACCAAACGAAGCTGCCAAGCTGATGGGGATCCCACGCGCGGCGTTGGGAGCGCTCAACTCGCCGCTGGACATCACGCTGCTGAACCGCTTTGCCAGCCAAACCGAACTGCGTCCCGAGAGCCCGGTCTACCAGGTGATGTGCATGGTGGGTGAGGATATCGTCAACTACTTGCGCTCACTGCGCCAACGGTTGGACTACCTGAAAGAGCACGCTCAGTACTGGACGATCGAAAGCGATGGCGAATCGATCCAAGCGTTGTTCTTAGAAAAGAGCGACACGCTCGCAAGCGATCCTTCGTTTGGAATCTACGCGTTCATCGAGAGCGAAGGCAAAGAGAACGAGATCCAGGCGACGGTCACTCCCGATCGCCGCGGCGACGGATACGGGCTGTCGCGATACAACGACAGCCAGCGTTTGGACTTTTCGCAAATCGAAACCCACGAAGAAGTTCGCTTCGCCCACAAACGTGGCTTCGTCGCAAAAGTCACCACCAACGATCCGACCCGGCTGAAGGAACTTTTGAAAGACGCGATCGTGAAAAGCGAAGCGATGTAG
- a CDS encoding 3-keto-disaccharide hydrolase, which translates to MTSRINVLGMLPCMIAGLLVSLAFEADLGAEPPAADATPEIPQWVDLFNGRDLSGWANVNTEPDTWSVKDGLLVCSGKPIGVMRSEKQYENFILHIEWRHMKAGGNSGVFAWSEGFVPEGSRLPKGMEVQMLELDWVNQHPLKNGEPNHIGYISGELFGAGGLTATPDNPRGRRSMSVELRCKGVGQWNVYDVVCVDGTVKLAINGKFVNSIRDSSVRKGYLCLESEGSEIHFRNIRILELPPGITTPEQTAKVIEE; encoded by the coding sequence ATGACTTCACGAATTAACGTTTTGGGGATGCTCCCTTGTATGATTGCGGGGCTGCTTGTATCGCTGGCATTCGAGGCCGACTTGGGGGCGGAGCCACCCGCTGCGGACGCGACTCCCGAAATCCCTCAGTGGGTCGATCTGTTTAACGGCCGCGATTTGTCGGGATGGGCGAACGTCAACACCGAACCAGATACCTGGTCGGTCAAGGACGGCCTGCTGGTATGCAGCGGTAAGCCGATCGGTGTGATGCGATCGGAGAAGCAATACGAGAACTTCATCCTGCATATCGAGTGGCGGCACATGAAGGCCGGGGGCAATTCCGGCGTGTTTGCGTGGAGTGAGGGATTCGTCCCTGAGGGGAGCCGGCTTCCCAAGGGAATGGAAGTCCAGATGCTCGAATTGGACTGGGTCAATCAGCATCCGTTGAAGAACGGGGAGCCGAACCATATCGGGTACATCTCGGGCGAATTGTTTGGTGCCGGCGGACTCACCGCCACGCCCGACAACCCGCGCGGCAGACGCAGTATGTCGGTCGAACTGCGTTGCAAGGGTGTGGGGCAATGGAACGTCTACGATGTCGTTTGCGTCGACGGCACGGTCAAGCTGGCGATCAATGGCAAGTTCGTCAATTCCATTCGCGATTCGTCGGTCCGCAAAGGCTATCTCTGTCTGGAGTCCGAAGGCTCGGAAATTCACTTCCGCAACATACGAATCCTCGAACTGCCCCCGGGCATCACCACGCCAGAACAGACGGCAAAAGTTATCGAGGAGTAG
- a CDS encoding DUF1559 domain-containing protein: MRPLRKQRAFTLVELLVVIAIIGILVGLLLPAVQAAREAARRMQCSNNMKQLGLAMHNYHDVHLKFPPGGLDVGGYRIGWPARIFDFIEEGNRIDAMDGLSPNALVTMQPYRFTTAPHYGDNQIFTDPMPSFACPSSPLGGTAKAAGQIGSIDQGTLHYNANAGSVNYDMVNTSSSSQDYSTSGVIYPKSKVKFAHITDGTSSTILVGECSDRQGWTDSMLNSWGGILPWTWGYYSYSSGGFLQMDNKNLQYPINFEGTTSTNVTAYRSAHPGGAQFSLCDGSVRFLTETMDYVVLDAMATRARGEVVSFE; this comes from the coding sequence TTGAGACCTCTAAGAAAACAACGTGCGTTCACTCTTGTCGAATTGTTAGTCGTGATTGCGATCATCGGCATCCTTGTCGGACTGCTGTTGCCCGCGGTACAAGCCGCTCGCGAAGCCGCTCGCCGGATGCAGTGCAGCAACAATATGAAGCAGCTTGGTTTGGCGATGCACAACTACCACGATGTGCATCTCAAATTTCCGCCAGGTGGTTTGGATGTCGGCGGTTACCGGATCGGCTGGCCCGCCCGAATCTTTGATTTTATCGAAGAGGGGAACCGTATCGACGCGATGGATGGATTGTCCCCCAACGCGTTGGTTACCATGCAACCGTATCGATTCACGACGGCTCCGCACTATGGTGACAATCAAATTTTCACCGATCCGATGCCGAGCTTCGCCTGTCCTTCTTCGCCGTTGGGCGGTACTGCGAAAGCGGCAGGTCAGATCGGTAGCATCGACCAAGGAACCTTGCACTACAACGCCAATGCCGGTTCGGTGAATTATGACATGGTCAACACTTCAAGTTCGAGCCAAGACTACAGCACCTCGGGTGTGATCTATCCGAAGAGCAAGGTCAAATTTGCTCACATCACCGACGGAACGAGTTCGACGATCTTGGTTGGCGAATGCTCCGATCGCCAGGGCTGGACCGATTCGATGCTCAACAGTTGGGGTGGGATTCTGCCTTGGACTTGGGGCTATTATTCCTACTCGTCCGGGGGCTTCCTGCAGATGGACAACAAGAACCTTCAGTATCCGATCAACTTCGAAGGGACGACGTCAACGAACGTGACGGCTTATCGCAGTGCTCATCCCGGCGGTGCCCAGTTCTCGCTGTGCGATGGCAGCGTTCGTTTCTTGACCGAAACGATGGACTACGTCGTGTTGGACGCCATGGCGACCCGAGCTCGTGGTGAAGTTGTTTCGTTCGAGTAG